TGCGGCCAGGGCATTTTCATCGGCCGGCGGCACCAGGATACCGGCATCGCCCACAACTTCGGGAAGGGCTCCGCCTGTGGTGCTGATCACGGGCACGGCGCAGGCCATGGCCTCGCCCGCGGGCAGGCCGAAGCCCTCGTAGACCGACGGCACCACAGCCATGGCGGCCCGGGCGTACTGGCGAACGAATTGCCAGTAGGATATGCGGCCGGTAAAGGTGACAATCCGGCCAAGTCCCAGCTGTCTGACCATTTTTTCCACCATGCCGTTTTTTTTGGGCGTGCCCACCACGATAAGCCGCACATCCCGGGTTTGGGCCACTGCGGCCACTGCCGGCAAAAGATGATGCAGGCCCTTTAAGGGGGTGTCTGCGCTGTTGGTAACAATGATCCGGCCGGGTTCGCGGTCGATTTCGGCAATGGGGTAGAACAGTTCGGTATTGATGCCGTTTGGCACAACAGAAAACCGGTTCTCCGGTATTTTGAACTCCCGGCTGATATGCTGGCGGGTAAAGCGGGAAACCGTTATCAGACCCGGCAGGGTGCGCGCCACCTGCTTTTGCATCCCGATAAAGGAATACCAGCGGATTTGCTGGAGTTTTTTCCAGAACGCGGGCTCGGTTTTCACGGAAACATCCCGATCCACGGTAATGGGATGATGAATGGTGGCAATCACCGGCATTT
The window above is part of the Desulfosalsimonas propionicica genome. Proteins encoded here:
- a CDS encoding glycosyltransferase family 4 protein, encoding MKAGTQKPLRVCLLSYRSNPHCGGQGVYVRNLSTALVRLGHHVDVVSGPEYPVLDEGVGLIKLPGLDLYNPENLFRMPSVTELADTANFLEWLGVSTMGFPEPFCFGMRAARFFREKSRGYDIVHDNQSLSYGIWSIKRKMPVIATIHHPITVDRDVSVKTEPAFWKKLQQIRWYSFIGMQKQVARTLPGLITVSRFTRQHISREFKIPENRFSVVPNGINTELFYPIAEIDREPGRIIVTNSADTPLKGLHHLLPAVAAVAQTRDVRLIVVGTPKKNGMVEKMVRQLGLGRIVTFTGRISYWQFVRQYARAAMAVVPSVYEGFGLPAGEAMACAVPVISTTGGALPEVVGDAGILVPPADENALAAAITDLLDHRQKARKIGQAGYERVRRHLSWNAVAEKTAAAYERTIDDYHRL